In a single window of the Arthrobacter zhangbolii genome:
- a CDS encoding DUF2087 domain-containing protein — MNQTTPAAGNAWRPVAAALADPRRLHLYARAVLAADDGAPLDPAHLTSAEAKSLAVLQKAGLLTVRENRVEPSPSLFRDLLAAGVQPPDSSARRFLVNGRIEAYPRKRSDRLELLHLVAGEVFEHAVPPEPGLRPVLSEKDLTARLAGYTADPAAIRRYLVDEGIVARDPAGTRYWLTRPRPAEGMDFA, encoded by the coding sequence ATGAACCAGACCACCCCGGCCGCCGGAAACGCCTGGCGTCCCGTTGCCGCGGCGCTCGCGGACCCGCGCCGGCTGCACCTGTACGCCCGCGCCGTGCTGGCGGCCGACGACGGGGCCCCGCTGGACCCGGCACACCTCACCTCCGCCGAAGCCAAGTCGCTGGCGGTGCTGCAAAAAGCGGGACTGCTGACCGTGCGGGAGAACCGGGTGGAGCCCTCGCCGTCCCTCTTCCGCGACCTGCTCGCCGCCGGCGTCCAGCCGCCGGACTCCTCCGCCCGCCGGTTCCTGGTGAACGGCAGGATCGAGGCGTACCCGCGCAAACGCTCCGACCGGCTCGAACTGCTGCATCTGGTGGCCGGGGAGGTTTTTGAACACGCTGTACCGCCGGAGCCGGGCCTTCGGCCGGTGCTGTCCGAAAAGGACCTGACGGCCCGACTGGCCGGGTACACCGCCGATCCCGCGGCCATCCGCCGCTATCTGGTGGACGAGGGCATTGTGGCCCGCGATCCGGCCGGCACCCGGTACTGGCTCACCCGCCCCCGCCCGGCCGAAGGAATGGACTTTGCCTGA
- a CDS encoding DUF2776 family protein, translating to MNRTISIVFRAIPLLMGAVCLSYGLYILAGPDDASHFVAGHVNVGLTAICYALFTTAATIIRQLINRYGRVWGIILPLSGYMAAAAAIIWGIILANRENTAAHLTAGFVVIGVGFVAACVSTVAAASTKFTLIQSAQLLDPLGGPPEGAHSRAAGAALIAVPAAAAITGFSLAAGLLMRGDIPGFVAGHVMIGLSVICTALIALVASIVRQIRNAFNDSERLAWPWLVAAAGAVNLLLGFFVLFSSGEPARLAPGCVLIGLGLICFSILSKVLLLALVWRRSFALANRIPLMPIGTALTCLFFAAFLFEAAGTDPAFFVPAHVLVGLGAVCFTLFSIVSILEAGTE from the coding sequence CATTTTGTCGCCGGACACGTCAACGTCGGGCTGACCGCCATCTGCTATGCACTGTTCACGACGGCCGCCACCATCATCCGGCAGCTCATCAACCGTTACGGGCGCGTGTGGGGGATCATTCTGCCGCTCTCCGGCTATATGGCTGCTGCCGCCGCCATTATCTGGGGCATCATCCTTGCCAACCGGGAGAACACCGCAGCGCACCTGACGGCGGGCTTCGTAGTAATCGGTGTCGGCTTCGTCGCCGCATGCGTCAGCACCGTCGCGGCTGCATCCACGAAATTCACCCTGATCCAATCTGCACAGTTGCTCGATCCGCTGGGCGGACCGCCGGAGGGTGCCCACTCCCGTGCCGCCGGCGCCGCACTGATCGCGGTTCCGGCTGCCGCCGCCATCACCGGTTTTTCCCTGGCTGCCGGCCTGCTGATGCGCGGAGACATTCCCGGATTCGTGGCCGGCCACGTCATGATCGGACTGTCGGTGATCTGCACCGCACTGATCGCCCTGGTGGCGAGCATCGTGCGCCAGATACGCAATGCCTTCAACGACAGCGAGCGTTTGGCCTGGCCCTGGCTTGTGGCTGCCGCGGGAGCCGTCAACCTGCTGCTCGGATTCTTCGTGCTGTTCAGCTCAGGTGAACCCGCCAGGCTGGCCCCGGGATGTGTGCTGATCGGCCTAGGGTTGATCTGCTTCAGTATCCTGTCCAAGGTGCTGCTGCTCGCCCTCGTCTGGCGCCGCTCGTTTGCCCTGGCCAACCGCATCCCGCTGATGCCCATCGGAACAGCGCTCACCTGCCTGTTTTTCGCGGCATTCCTTTTTGAAGCCGCCGGCACGGACCCGGCGTTCTTTGTCCCCGCGCACGTGCTGGTGGGACTCGGAGCCGTCTGTTTTACGCTGTTCTCCATCGTCTCGATCCTCGAGGCGGGAACGGAGTAG
- a CDS encoding MBL fold metallo-hydrolase has product MFRIDNVVTSGTFSLDGGTWDVDNNVWIVGDDAEVIVIDPAHNIDAIADAVGDREVMAILLTHGHDDHIRAVERARDRFSAPVFLHAADRMLWDAVFPDEGPDDVIEDGDTFEVAGHTLRALHTPGHSPGSVCFSLAASEDVPEPVVFSGDTLFNGGPGATGRSYSDFPTIIESIRERLLTLPAETKVLTGHGDATSIAAEGPHLQEWIDRGH; this is encoded by the coding sequence ATGTTCCGCATCGACAACGTAGTCACCTCCGGCACCTTCTCGCTCGACGGCGGGACATGGGACGTGGATAACAACGTCTGGATTGTCGGTGACGACGCCGAAGTGATCGTCATCGATCCCGCGCACAACATTGACGCGATTGCCGACGCCGTTGGCGACCGTGAGGTCATGGCCATCCTGCTCACGCACGGCCACGATGACCATATCCGCGCGGTGGAACGGGCCCGGGACCGCTTCAGCGCCCCGGTGTTCCTGCATGCCGCGGACCGGATGCTCTGGGACGCGGTGTTCCCGGACGAGGGCCCGGATGACGTGATTGAGGACGGCGACACCTTTGAGGTCGCCGGGCACACCCTGCGCGCCCTGCACACCCCGGGGCACTCCCCCGGATCGGTCTGCTTCTCGCTGGCCGCCAGCGAGGACGTCCCGGAGCCGGTGGTGTTCAGCGGTGACACGCTGTTTAACGGAGGCCCCGGAGCCACCGGACGCTCCTACAGCGACTTCCCCACCATCATCGAGTCCATCAGGGAACGCCTGCTGACGCTCCCGGCGGAAACCAAGGTGCTCACCGGGCACGGCGATGCGACGTCGATCGCCGCCGAGGGGCCGCACCTGCAGGAATGGATCGACCGGGGGCACTAG
- a CDS encoding VOC family protein, translated as MNPHVSVVTVGVRDLEVTYAFYAARLGWTPLQYVPEEVLFFQVNHGLVLSFFRADHLAAEAGPLGDIRDAPFTLGHNVESPADVDAVLAKAAGAGGQITAPGSQMSWGGYSGYFTDPDGVRWEVCCNPGLTVGTSGQVTLAVLGPDMSG; from the coding sequence GTGAACCCCCATGTATCCGTGGTGACCGTAGGCGTACGGGACCTCGAAGTAACTTACGCGTTCTATGCTGCCCGGCTGGGTTGGACGCCGCTGCAGTACGTTCCGGAGGAAGTGCTGTTTTTCCAGGTGAACCACGGCCTGGTGCTGTCCTTCTTCCGCGCCGACCATCTGGCAGCGGAGGCCGGGCCGTTGGGCGATATCCGCGACGCCCCCTTCACCCTGGGCCACAATGTGGAGTCTCCGGCCGATGTGGACGCCGTGCTGGCCAAGGCCGCCGGCGCCGGCGGGCAGATCACCGCGCCGGGAAGCCAGATGAGCTGGGGCGGGTACTCCGGCTACTTCACCGATCCGGACGGCGTGCGCTGGGAGGTCTGTTGTAACCCCGGGCTGACCGTGGGCACCTCCGGGCAGGTCACCCTGGCAGTCCTCGGGCCGGATATGAGCGGCTAG
- a CDS encoding SOS response-associated peptidase yields the protein MCGRYVMARASADLVAEAEAEADANLELRASWNVAPTSDVPVVLERFVEGRRVRQVHVAKWGLVPGWARDASVGVRAFNARTETVLEKPTFRDAVAARRCAVPVDGYYEWKTGPGKTRRPFYVSRPDGRPIFFAGLYEWWRDPARGQADPQRWLLSTSILTVASPPAEHTEPVLRDLADLHDRLPLPLSPAAMAAWLDPSRRDAPELVGAVVSQAYAAASDWALHPAHPAVGNVRNDGEYLLHPGEPAGTVEEVLF from the coding sequence ATGTGCGGACGATACGTGATGGCCCGGGCTTCAGCGGACCTGGTCGCCGAGGCGGAGGCCGAAGCCGATGCGAACCTTGAGCTGCGTGCCTCCTGGAACGTTGCACCGACGTCGGACGTGCCCGTGGTGCTTGAACGCTTCGTGGAGGGCCGGCGGGTCCGTCAGGTGCACGTGGCGAAGTGGGGTCTGGTGCCGGGCTGGGCCAGGGACGCATCGGTGGGGGTGCGGGCCTTCAATGCGAGGACCGAGACGGTGCTGGAGAAACCGACCTTCCGCGACGCCGTCGCCGCCCGCCGCTGCGCTGTCCCGGTGGACGGATACTACGAATGGAAAACCGGGCCCGGTAAAACCCGCCGCCCGTTTTATGTCTCGCGGCCGGACGGGCGGCCCATCTTCTTTGCCGGACTCTATGAATGGTGGCGCGATCCGGCCAGGGGACAGGCCGATCCCCAGCGGTGGCTGCTCTCCACGTCCATCCTGACCGTTGCCTCACCCCCGGCGGAGCACACCGAACCGGTGCTTCGGGACCTGGCGGACCTGCATGACCGGCTGCCGCTGCCGCTCTCGCCGGCCGCGATGGCCGCCTGGCTGGATCCCTCCCGCCGGGATGCCCCGGAGCTGGTGGGCGCGGTTGTGTCACAGGCGTATGCGGCGGCGTCGGACTGGGCCCTGCACCCGGCCCACCCCGCCGTCGGCAACGTCCGCAACGACGGGGAATACCTGCTGCACCCCGGGGAACCGGCCGGCACGGTGGAAGAGGTGCTCTTCTAG
- a CDS encoding S-(hydroxymethyl)mycothiol dehydrogenase, producing the protein MVHKVQAVVVKEKNAPVSLETILVPDPGPGEALVDILTCGVCHTDLHYKQGAINDDYPFLLGHEATGVVSAVGPDVTEVAPGDRVVLNWRAVCGECRACRKGEPQYCFNTANATQKMTLEDGTELTPALGIGAFAEKTLVAAGQCTKVDDDVDPAAVGLLGCGVMAGIGAAINTGEVQRGESVAVIGCGGVGIAAVAGAKLAGATTIIAVDIDPAKVEMAKAQGATHGINSKEEDPVEAIRALTGGFGADVVIDAVGRPETYKQAFYARDLAGRVVLVGVPNPDMKIELPLADVFGRGGSLKSSWYGDCLPSRDFPMLVEQYKLGRLDLDAFVTERIGLGDIEEAFAKMHDGKVLRSVVEL; encoded by the coding sequence ATGGTCCATAAGGTTCAGGCCGTAGTCGTCAAGGAAAAGAACGCCCCCGTCTCGCTGGAGACCATCCTGGTGCCGGATCCCGGCCCCGGGGAAGCGCTCGTGGACATCCTCACCTGCGGTGTCTGCCATACCGATCTGCACTACAAGCAGGGCGCTATCAATGACGACTACCCCTTCCTGCTTGGCCACGAGGCCACCGGCGTGGTTTCCGCCGTCGGCCCCGATGTCACCGAGGTGGCCCCCGGGGACCGCGTGGTGCTGAACTGGCGCGCCGTCTGTGGCGAGTGCCGCGCCTGCCGCAAGGGCGAGCCGCAGTACTGCTTCAACACCGCCAATGCCACCCAGAAGATGACCCTGGAGGACGGCACCGAACTGACGCCGGCCCTGGGTATCGGCGCGTTCGCTGAAAAGACCCTCGTGGCCGCCGGCCAGTGCACCAAGGTGGACGACGACGTCGATCCCGCCGCCGTGGGCCTGCTCGGCTGCGGTGTGATGGCCGGCATCGGCGCAGCCATCAACACCGGCGAGGTGCAGCGCGGTGAGTCCGTGGCCGTCATCGGCTGCGGCGGTGTGGGCATTGCCGCGGTCGCCGGAGCCAAGCTGGCCGGAGCCACCACCATCATCGCGGTGGATATCGACCCCGCCAAGGTGGAGATGGCCAAGGCGCAGGGCGCCACCCACGGGATCAATTCCAAGGAAGAGGACCCGGTCGAAGCCATCCGCGCGCTCACCGGCGGTTTCGGCGCCGACGTCGTCATTGACGCTGTCGGCCGTCCGGAAACCTACAAGCAGGCCTTCTACGCCCGTGACCTCGCCGGCCGCGTGGTGCTGGTGGGCGTACCCAACCCGGACATGAAGATCGAACTGCCACTGGCGGACGTCTTCGGCCGCGGCGGCTCGCTGAAGTCCTCCTGGTACGGCGACTGCCTGCCGTCCCGGGACTTCCCCATGCTGGTGGAGCAGTACAAGCTCGGCCGGCTGGACCTGGATGCCTTCGTCACCGAGCGCATCGGCCTGGGCGACATTGAGGAAGCCTTCGCCAAGATGCACGACGGCAAGGTCCTGCGTTCGGTGGTGGAACTCTAA
- a CDS encoding chorismate mutase: METAEQKSVSGQLDDVRTAIDEIDEEIVALIWRRERLVRLAGGLKENDDAVRSPKRMEEVIAHVRQAAEDQDSDCNVVERTYKAMIEAFVDYELKVRQQMETQRKLDAFSRS, from the coding sequence ATGGAAACAGCTGAGCAGAAATCCGTTTCGGGACAGCTAGATGATGTCCGGACAGCAATTGACGAAATCGATGAGGAAATCGTTGCGCTGATCTGGCGGCGGGAACGGCTGGTCCGTCTCGCCGGGGGGCTCAAGGAAAACGACGACGCCGTACGGTCACCCAAGCGCATGGAGGAAGTGATTGCCCACGTCCGGCAGGCTGCCGAGGACCAGGACAGCGACTGCAACGTGGTTGAACGCACGTACAAGGCCATGATCGAGGCCTTCGTGGACTACGAACTCAAGGTACGCCAGCAGATGGAAACCCAGCGCAAGCTGGACGCGTTCAGCCGCAGCTAG
- a CDS encoding MMPL family transporter: MNASASGSTRHSPGSRPRTGWRVFLLPVLLVLAWLAVGGVGGPYFGKISEVADNNQTSYLPASSESTQVAELQEKFTDSNAIPAVVVYVNDGGLNEADRTFVTGRASALAEVDGVAGKVSPPQFSEDGKAAELFVPVEDNDGAAATVENLNSVVKDGIPPGLDGYVTGPAGQLADITEAFGGIDTSLVLVAALAVLVILVVVYRSPLLPFLVLLTSILALSAAILVVFYLAKAGALTLNGQVQGILFILGIGAATDYSLLYVSRYRESLRDHEGRWDATKAALKGTFEPVLASAATVVAGLLCLLLSDLNSNKALGPVAAIGIGFAFLAAMTLLPALLMLTGRAAFWPRRPAFGSEHPDRDGNSAKGFWPRVARTVKGHPRRVWVVPTLVLLIAAGGLLQLRASGVPQSDFVLGETAAKEGQQVLGEHFPSGSGSPALIVAPEGELDAVARTVLSVPGVDALAVNATGTPAGTLPVTADGVQASPVPGTSGAPKVVEGKVLLEATLTESAESDSAEQTVTEMRDKTAGIGDVLIGGVTATTIDTNASAAHDRNLIIPVVLVVILFLLMLLLRSLLAPFLLILTVLLSFGATMGVSAVVFNHVFHFPGADPAVPLYGFIFLVALGVDYNIFLMTRVREESIGHGTREGVIRGLMITGSVITSAGIVLAATFAALGVIPVLFLAQLAFIVAFGVLLDTLVVRSLLVPALSYDIGQRIWWPSRLARRGTGPNAAAER, encoded by the coding sequence ATGAACGCCTCAGCATCCGGCAGCACCCGCCACTCTCCCGGAAGCAGGCCGCGCACCGGCTGGCGCGTCTTCTTGCTGCCGGTGCTGCTGGTGCTGGCCTGGCTGGCGGTCGGCGGCGTCGGAGGCCCGTACTTCGGCAAGATCAGTGAAGTGGCGGATAACAACCAGACCTCCTACCTGCCGGCCAGCTCCGAATCCACGCAGGTGGCGGAGCTGCAGGAGAAGTTCACGGACAGCAACGCCATCCCCGCCGTGGTGGTGTACGTCAACGACGGCGGCCTGAACGAAGCGGACCGGACGTTCGTCACCGGCCGGGCATCCGCCCTGGCGGAGGTTGACGGCGTCGCAGGCAAGGTCTCCCCGCCGCAGTTCTCTGAGGACGGCAAGGCAGCAGAACTCTTTGTGCCCGTGGAGGATAACGACGGCGCTGCGGCCACCGTGGAGAACCTGAACAGTGTGGTGAAGGACGGCATTCCGCCCGGCCTGGACGGCTACGTGACCGGGCCGGCCGGGCAGCTGGCGGACATCACCGAAGCCTTCGGCGGCATCGACACCTCACTGGTGCTGGTGGCAGCGCTGGCGGTGCTGGTGATCCTGGTGGTGGTCTACCGTTCCCCGCTGCTGCCGTTCCTGGTCCTGCTGACCTCGATCCTGGCCCTCTCGGCAGCCATCCTGGTGGTGTTTTACCTGGCCAAGGCCGGGGCGCTGACCCTGAACGGGCAGGTACAGGGGATTCTGTTCATCCTGGGCATCGGCGCCGCAACGGACTATTCACTGCTTTATGTCTCCCGGTACCGGGAATCCCTGCGCGACCATGAGGGGCGCTGGGATGCTACCAAGGCGGCCCTGAAGGGAACCTTCGAGCCGGTACTCGCCTCCGCCGCCACCGTAGTGGCCGGCCTGCTGTGCCTGCTGCTCAGCGACCTCAACTCCAACAAGGCGCTCGGACCGGTGGCAGCCATCGGCATCGGCTTCGCGTTCCTGGCCGCCATGACGCTGCTGCCGGCACTGCTGATGCTGACCGGCCGGGCGGCGTTCTGGCCGCGGCGGCCGGCGTTCGGTTCGGAACACCCGGACCGGGACGGCAACTCGGCCAAGGGGTTCTGGCCACGGGTGGCCCGCACGGTCAAGGGCCATCCGCGCCGGGTCTGGGTGGTGCCTACCCTGGTGCTGCTGATTGCGGCAGGCGGCCTGCTGCAGCTGCGTGCCTCCGGGGTGCCGCAGAGCGACTTTGTGCTGGGCGAGACCGCGGCCAAGGAAGGCCAGCAGGTCCTGGGTGAGCACTTTCCCTCCGGCTCCGGCAGCCCCGCGCTGATTGTCGCCCCGGAAGGTGAACTGGACGCCGTTGCCCGGACCGTCCTGTCGGTGCCCGGCGTCGATGCACTGGCGGTGAACGCCACGGGTACTCCGGCCGGAACGCTGCCGGTGACGGCCGACGGCGTGCAGGCCTCGCCCGTGCCCGGTACCTCAGGCGCGCCGAAGGTGGTGGAGGGGAAGGTCCTGCTGGAGGCGACACTGACCGAATCGGCGGAATCGGACTCCGCCGAGCAGACGGTGACCGAGATGCGGGACAAAACGGCCGGCATCGGGGATGTGCTGATCGGCGGGGTCACGGCGACCACTATCGATACCAATGCCTCGGCCGCCCATGACCGGAACCTGATCATCCCGGTGGTCCTGGTGGTGATCCTGTTCCTGCTGATGCTGCTGCTGCGGTCGCTGCTGGCACCGTTCCTGCTGATCCTGACGGTGCTGCTGTCCTTCGGGGCGACCATGGGTGTTTCCGCCGTGGTGTTCAACCACGTCTTCCACTTCCCGGGGGCGGATCCGGCGGTGCCCCTGTACGGGTTCATCTTCCTGGTGGCCCTGGGCGTTGACTACAACATCTTCCTGATGACCCGGGTGCGGGAGGAAAGCATTGGCCACGGCACCCGGGAAGGGGTGATCCGCGGGCTGATGATCACCGGCAGCGTGATTACCAGCGCCGGTATTGTGCTGGCGGCAACCTTCGCGGCGCTGGGCGTGATCCCGGTACTGTTCCTGGCGCAGCTGGCGTTTATCGTCGCCTTTGGCGTGCTGCTGGACACCTTGGTGGTGCGCTCGCTGCTGGTGCCGGCCCTGTCCTATGACATCGGGCAGCGGATCTGGTGGCCCTCGCGGCTGGCCCGGCGCGGGACCGGGCCAAACGCGGCGGCGGAGCGCTAG
- a CDS encoding mycoredoxin yields the protein MFSTSWCGYCRRLKSQLDSQGIGYTEVNIEDVEGTADLVEALNGGNQTVPTVIFPDGSSATNPSASEVKSRLGL from the coding sequence ATGTTCTCCACCTCCTGGTGCGGATACTGCCGCCGCCTGAAGTCCCAGCTGGACAGCCAGGGCATCGGCTACACCGAGGTGAACATCGAGGACGTCGAGGGAACCGCGGATCTGGTCGAAGCACTGAACGGCGGCAACCAGACGGTCCCGACCGTCATCTTCCCGGACGGCTCCTCCGCCACCAACCCCTCCGCCTCCGAGGTCAAGTCCCGCCTGGGCCTCTAG